A region from the Oceanidesulfovibrio marinus genome encodes:
- the glmS gene encoding glutamine--fructose-6-phosphate transaminase (isomerizing), with translation MCGIIGYTGGRPAVPLIIEGLRRLEYRGYDSAGTAYVQDGELQVVRAEGKLIELDTKLAALDTSRARAGIGHTRWATHGVPVERNAHPHIDQDGTIALVHNGIIENYQELKDELTAAGHTFRTETDTEVIAHLIGAVLNACIVEGVPEEDCMIQALSRALARAEGAYALAVINLAEPDVIYGARHSSPLVMGVSDEENFLASDIPAFLPYTRNVVYLNDGELVRLTKNSWTVYDCATAKKIERTPQRIEWDIQAAQKGGYKHFMLKEIFEQPMVVTNCLTGRLSPDHKHVTLPELEEMPVPERLHIIACGTSFHAGLWAMYLMENWAKIPTSVEIASEYRYRDTILGEGDQVLVISQSGETADTLACLRKVKEQGAKVIGLCNVVGSSIARESDTVIYTQAGPEISVASTKAMCSQLVVLTLMALFWGRRKNLLTEMAETECLDTLKRIPEHLETALPEMRETARTLARQYSGARSFLFLGRGSCYPLALEGALKLKEISYIHAEGYAAGEMKHGPIALIDPDFPTFALALADDLFPKVQSNLQEVQARNGKIIALTQDGMDLTVDSVWKIPHAWGPLDVFFALPALQLFAYEVADYLGKDVDQPRNLAKSVTVE, from the coding sequence ATGTGCGGCATTATCGGATACACAGGCGGCCGGCCGGCCGTCCCCCTGATCATAGAGGGCCTGCGCCGTCTGGAGTACCGTGGCTATGACTCCGCCGGCACCGCGTATGTCCAGGATGGAGAGCTGCAGGTGGTGCGCGCCGAGGGCAAGCTCATCGAGCTCGACACCAAGCTCGCCGCTCTCGACACCTCCAGGGCCCGCGCCGGCATCGGCCATACCCGCTGGGCCACGCACGGCGTGCCCGTGGAGCGCAACGCCCATCCCCACATCGACCAGGACGGCACCATCGCCCTGGTCCACAACGGCATCATCGAGAACTACCAGGAGCTGAAGGACGAGCTCACTGCGGCCGGCCACACCTTCCGCACGGAGACGGACACCGAGGTCATCGCCCATCTCATCGGTGCCGTGCTCAACGCCTGCATCGTAGAAGGCGTGCCCGAAGAGGACTGCATGATCCAGGCCCTGTCCCGGGCGCTGGCCCGCGCCGAAGGCGCCTACGCCCTGGCCGTGATCAACCTGGCCGAGCCGGACGTCATCTACGGCGCGCGGCACTCCAGCCCGCTGGTCATGGGCGTGTCCGACGAGGAGAACTTCCTGGCCTCGGACATCCCGGCGTTCCTGCCCTACACCCGCAACGTGGTGTATCTGAACGACGGCGAGCTCGTCCGCCTGACCAAGAACTCCTGGACAGTGTACGACTGCGCCACCGCCAAGAAGATCGAGCGTACGCCCCAGCGTATCGAATGGGATATCCAGGCCGCGCAGAAAGGCGGCTACAAGCACTTCATGCTCAAGGAGATCTTTGAGCAGCCCATGGTGGTGACCAACTGCCTCACCGGCCGGCTTTCCCCGGACCACAAGCACGTGACTCTGCCCGAGCTGGAAGAAATGCCCGTGCCCGAGCGCCTGCACATCATCGCCTGCGGCACCTCGTTCCACGCCGGACTGTGGGCCATGTACCTGATGGAGAACTGGGCCAAGATTCCCACCTCCGTGGAGATCGCCTCGGAGTACCGCTACCGCGACACCATCCTCGGCGAGGGCGACCAGGTGCTCGTCATCAGCCAGTCCGGTGAGACGGCCGACACCCTGGCCTGCCTGCGCAAGGTCAAGGAGCAGGGCGCCAAGGTCATCGGCCTGTGCAACGTGGTGGGATCGTCCATCGCCCGCGAGTCCGACACGGTCATCTACACCCAGGCCGGGCCGGAGATATCCGTGGCCTCCACCAAGGCCATGTGCAGCCAGCTCGTGGTGCTCACGCTCATGGCGCTGTTCTGGGGCCGGCGCAAGAACCTGCTCACCGAAATGGCCGAGACCGAGTGCCTGGACACGCTCAAGCGCATTCCGGAGCATCTGGAGACCGCCCTGCCCGAAATGCGGGAGACGGCACGCACCCTGGCGCGCCAATATTCCGGCGCGCGCAGCTTCCTCTTCCTGGGCCGCGGCTCCTGCTACCCCCTGGCCCTGGAAGGCGCGCTCAAGCTCAAGGAAATTTCCTACATCCACGCCGAGGGCTACGCCGCCGGCGAGATGAAGCACGGGCCCATCGCACTTATCGATCCGGACTTCCCGACCTTTGCCCTGGCCCTGGCCGACGACCTCTTTCCCAAAGTGCAGTCCAACCTGCAGGAGGTGCAGGCGCGCAACGGCAAAATCATTGCATTGACTCAGGACGGAATGGATTTAACTGTAGACAGTGTTTGGAAAATTCCCCACGCATGGGGACCGTTGGACGTATTTTTCGCACTCCCCGCCTTGCAGCTCTTTGCCTATGAGGTGGCGGACTATCTCGGCAAGGACGTGGACCAGCCCCGCAACCTGGCCAAGAGCGTAACCGTGGAGTAG
- a CDS encoding XTP/dITP diphosphatase, with translation MTTLVLATRNAGKIAELTRLLEPYGVEVLGLDRFPEIGEIPEDGETFAENALFKALTVARATGHIAVADDSGLAVDALDGAPGVYSARYAQPGDVPGGEAMTQDARNNAKLLAALQGVPMDKRTARFVCCMAAAAPNEETLVAERAWEGRIALEPGGDNGFGYDPLFLVPDAGCTSAQLAPEEKNRRSHRGQALKALLQGWPEFLARAGEAQ, from the coding sequence GTGACGACACTGGTCCTGGCCACCCGCAACGCCGGCAAGATCGCCGAGCTCACGCGGCTGCTTGAACCTTACGGGGTCGAGGTCCTGGGCCTCGACCGCTTCCCCGAGATCGGCGAGATTCCCGAAGACGGCGAAACCTTTGCCGAGAACGCCCTGTTCAAGGCGCTCACCGTGGCCCGCGCCACGGGACACATTGCCGTGGCCGACGACTCCGGCCTGGCAGTGGACGCCCTGGACGGCGCGCCCGGCGTCTACTCCGCCCGTTACGCCCAGCCCGGCGACGTGCCCGGCGGCGAAGCGATGACCCAGGATGCGCGCAACAACGCCAAGCTTCTGGCCGCCCTGCAGGGCGTGCCCATGGATAAACGCACCGCGCGGTTCGTCTGCTGCATGGCCGCGGCAGCGCCCAACGAAGAGACCCTTGTGGCCGAGCGTGCCTGGGAAGGACGCATCGCCCTGGAGCCCGGCGGCGACAACGGCTTCGGCTACGACCCGCTCTTCCTCGTGCCGGACGCCGGCTGCACTTCGGCGCAGCTCGCCCCCGAGGAAAAGAACAGGCGCAGCCACCGCGGCCAGGCCCTCAAGGCCCTGCTGCAAGGTTGGCCCGAGTTTCTCGCCCGGGCCGGAGAGGCGCAATGA
- a CDS encoding two-component system sensor histidine kinase NtrB, protein MPEHTRQNPPDTDTDAKAFLIGAVGPHTALDEFVELVNTAEFRSSCPWMAIGGVVVMNGGDPAADPPAQVAAHAAANPVFSSVPDLLAAVPDLELLLDLSGDSEHFLALRASLPPTVSAINARSAGCFSRLLHSMHEFGKCVGDLSYTRSIFNTLFDEVQEDIVLLAPDGTILDMNNHLPQRVHQPKERLIGGQCSDIEGGSFCCTLDAQCPLSKTMETRQKAESVYTYVDKDGRMRYYRIYTYPVFNAEGEIRAVVEMRRDITNRTHMEQRLAQSEKMAAIGELSTYIAHEIRNPLFAIAGFANALMRSSALGENDREKVSIILEESKRLDSILKSTTNFARPTDAKQDWVDVNAMVRETMELFGLACDSQKISCCMELDDSIARAKGDADLLKQCVINLIRNAMEAMQGGGKLQLRTGMRDQFISLEAEDNGPGIAEDLREKVFNPFFSTKNQGAGLGLAMTKKIIEEMGGQVELTSRVGQGTTVRLLLPPVLAVDEDADAELGQESANGSE, encoded by the coding sequence ATGCCCGAGCACACGAGACAAAACCCTCCGGATACGGACACCGACGCCAAGGCGTTCCTCATCGGCGCCGTAGGGCCACACACGGCTCTCGACGAGTTCGTCGAGCTCGTCAACACGGCCGAGTTCCGCTCCTCATGCCCCTGGATGGCCATAGGCGGCGTTGTTGTCATGAACGGCGGCGATCCCGCTGCCGATCCTCCGGCCCAAGTGGCGGCCCATGCCGCTGCCAACCCCGTCTTCTCCAGTGTTCCGGACCTCCTGGCCGCAGTGCCCGATCTGGAGCTGCTGCTGGACCTGAGCGGCGACTCCGAGCACTTCCTCGCGCTCCGCGCCTCGCTGCCTCCCACGGTCTCGGCCATCAACGCCCGCTCGGCAGGATGCTTCAGCCGGCTGCTACACTCCATGCACGAGTTCGGCAAGTGCGTGGGCGACCTCTCCTACACACGCTCGATCTTTAACACCTTGTTCGACGAGGTCCAAGAAGACATCGTGCTCCTCGCTCCGGACGGCACCATCCTGGACATGAACAACCACCTGCCGCAACGGGTGCACCAGCCCAAGGAGAGGCTCATCGGCGGCCAGTGCTCGGACATCGAGGGCGGCTCGTTCTGCTGCACCCTGGATGCTCAGTGCCCCCTGAGCAAGACCATGGAGACCCGCCAGAAGGCCGAGAGCGTGTACACCTACGTGGATAAGGACGGCCGGATGCGCTACTACCGCATCTACACCTATCCCGTGTTCAACGCCGAGGGCGAGATCCGCGCCGTGGTGGAGATGCGCCGGGACATCACCAACCGCACGCACATGGAGCAACGCCTCGCGCAGTCGGAGAAGATGGCCGCCATCGGCGAGCTCTCCACCTACATCGCCCACGAGATCCGCAACCCGCTCTTCGCCATCGCCGGGTTCGCCAATGCGCTGATGCGCTCCTCCGCCCTTGGGGAGAACGACCGCGAGAAGGTCTCCATCATCCTGGAGGAGTCCAAACGGCTGGACAGCATTCTCAAGTCCACCACCAACTTCGCCCGGCCCACGGACGCCAAGCAGGACTGGGTGGACGTGAACGCCATGGTGCGCGAGACCATGGAGCTTTTCGGCCTGGCCTGCGACTCCCAGAAGATCTCCTGCTGCATGGAGCTGGACGACTCCATCGCCCGCGCCAAGGGCGACGCCGACCTCCTCAAGCAGTGCGTCATCAACCTCATCCGCAACGCCATGGAAGCCATGCAGGGCGGCGGCAAGCTGCAACTGCGCACCGGCATGCGCGACCAGTTCATCTCCCTGGAGGCCGAGGACAATGGTCCCGGCATTGCCGAGGACCTGCGGGAAAAGGTCTTCAACCCGTTCTTCTCCACCAAGAACCAGGGCGCCGGCCTGGGGCTTGCCATGACCAAAAAAATCATCGAGGAAATGGGGGGCCAGGTGGAGCTGACCAGCCGCGTGGGTCAGGGCACTACGGTGCGCCTCCTGTTGCCTCCGGTCCTGGCTGTGGACGAAGACGCGGACGCCGAACTCGGCCAGGAGAGTGCGAACGGCTCAGAGTAG
- a CDS encoding N-acetylmuramoyl-L-alanine amidase, with protein sequence MLDTILKTNARKRLAAVLAACLCIMLWAGAASANAEAEFKSAWKDFHSLRQDSKRAQYRSHWQSLETRFLAVFKESPEGPYAPKALFYVGRVNYELGKRSYLKTDFRVAVDYFQRVATRYPGHSWSDDALYHMAVIEYQHLKNAPKAVDVLDAQIATYPEGDMVERAKALRAEIVGEEHAVIAATPTGKPDPAELQSTDAGAKAVAEAPAKRNVPPGDARLIDVRYQSSDEFSRVVVVLNKEAAYTYNVLGPNAAANKPHRLYIDFEHTRLANNVNNDLAISDGILRRVRAGQNTPTKARVVLDFQDIRKYKIFAMESGEDYRLLIDVSAPDANLDPASLKEQALKEAAQAAAQAVRQPVGDNPLRPVKRPVREPVKKEPATVADNAKPSAGGAKSSGEAKVNYDLTPDRKKHADQLVEQLGLTIGTIMIDAGHGGKDPGAMANGVIEKNVNLQFAKLLGENLKEKGFEVLYTREKDIFIPLEERTALANVKKADLFVSVHCNAFPTSNKISGMETYYLDLATSDDAVRVAARENAVSTKKISDLQFILTDLMLSSKMKESRELANSVQSAAITSLRKHYKIRDQGVRSAPFYVLMGARMPSVLVELGYITNHTEAKRLKSKTYLKRQAEGLAEGIAAYKKAIERFASL encoded by the coding sequence ATGCTCGATACCATCCTGAAAACAAACGCAAGAAAGCGCCTCGCCGCCGTACTGGCGGCGTGTCTGTGCATCATGCTCTGGGCAGGCGCGGCTTCGGCCAACGCCGAGGCCGAGTTCAAGTCCGCGTGGAAGGACTTCCACTCCCTGCGGCAGGACTCGAAGCGCGCACAGTACCGCTCCCACTGGCAATCCCTGGAAACACGGTTCCTCGCCGTGTTCAAGGAGTCGCCCGAAGGCCCCTATGCGCCCAAGGCCCTGTTCTACGTCGGCCGGGTCAACTACGAGCTCGGCAAGCGCTCCTATCTGAAGACCGACTTCCGCGTGGCCGTGGACTACTTCCAGCGCGTGGCCACGCGCTATCCCGGCCACTCCTGGTCGGACGACGCCCTCTACCACATGGCGGTCATCGAGTATCAGCACCTCAAGAACGCGCCCAAGGCCGTGGACGTGCTCGACGCGCAGATCGCCACCTATCCTGAGGGCGACATGGTGGAGCGGGCCAAGGCCCTGCGCGCGGAGATCGTGGGCGAGGAGCACGCGGTCATCGCCGCGACGCCCACCGGCAAGCCTGATCCCGCCGAGCTGCAATCCACCGACGCCGGCGCAAAGGCCGTGGCCGAGGCTCCGGCGAAACGCAACGTGCCGCCCGGTGACGCCCGGCTCATCGACGTGCGCTACCAGTCCTCGGACGAGTTCTCCCGCGTGGTGGTGGTGCTGAACAAGGAAGCGGCCTACACCTACAACGTGCTGGGCCCCAACGCGGCTGCCAACAAGCCCCACCGCCTCTACATCGACTTCGAGCACACCCGCCTGGCCAACAACGTCAACAACGACCTGGCCATCTCCGACGGTATCCTGCGCCGGGTTCGCGCAGGGCAGAACACCCCCACCAAGGCGCGCGTGGTTCTCGATTTCCAGGACATCCGCAAGTACAAGATTTTCGCCATGGAGAGCGGCGAGGACTACCGCCTGCTCATCGACGTCTCCGCGCCGGACGCCAACCTCGACCCTGCCAGCCTCAAAGAGCAGGCCCTGAAGGAAGCGGCGCAGGCCGCGGCCCAGGCCGTACGCCAGCCTGTTGGCGACAATCCCCTCAGGCCGGTCAAGCGCCCTGTCCGCGAGCCCGTGAAGAAGGAGCCGGCCACGGTGGCGGACAACGCCAAGCCCTCTGCCGGCGGCGCGAAATCCTCCGGCGAGGCCAAGGTGAACTACGACCTCACCCCGGACCGCAAGAAGCACGCCGACCAGCTTGTGGAGCAACTCGGCCTGACCATCGGCACAATCATGATCGACGCAGGCCACGGCGGCAAGGACCCCGGCGCCATGGCCAACGGCGTGATCGAGAAGAACGTCAACCTCCAGTTCGCCAAGCTGCTGGGCGAGAACCTGAAGGAAAAGGGATTCGAGGTCCTCTACACCCGCGAAAAGGACATCTTCATTCCCCTGGAGGAGCGCACGGCCCTGGCCAACGTGAAAAAGGCCGATCTCTTCGTCTCCGTCCACTGCAACGCCTTCCCCACGTCGAACAAGATCAGCGGCATGGAGACGTACTACCTGGACCTCGCCACCTCGGACGACGCCGTACGCGTGGCCGCGCGGGAAAACGCCGTCTCCACCAAGAAAATCTCCGATCTCCAGTTCATCCTCACGGACCTGATGCTCTCCTCCAAGATGAAGGAGTCGCGCGAGCTGGCCAACTCCGTGCAGTCCGCCGCCATCACCTCTCTGCGCAAGCACTACAAGATCCGCGACCAGGGCGTGCGCTCGGCACCGTTCTACGTGCTCATGGGCGCGCGCATGCCATCCGTCCTGGTGGAGCTCGGCTACATAACGAACCACACCGAGGCCAAGCGGCTCAAGTCCAAGACATACCTGAAGCGTCAGGCCGAGGGACTGGCCGAGGGCATTGCCGCATACAAGAAGGCCATCGAGCGTTTCGCCAGCCTCTGA
- a CDS encoding DNA polymerase I, producing the protein MSLKERLGFEKDPLYLIDGSTYVYRAFYAFPDLQRADGFPTNALFIVMRLMLRLLREEEPSHMAFILDGPGPNFRHELYEPYKAQRMAMPENLKAQLAPIREALELLGCPVVVSEACEADDVIAAVSKKAQAERPVVIVGADKDLKQLLAPEVVMWDPGGKQEKLVTLDSFTKETGLSPQQWPDFQALIGDSADNIPGVPGVGPKTAEKLMRRYPTLEDLSAAIKGGGDLTKAERNKLKDHGDDIFIFRKLTRLDTDCADIDLTTLQTQAPNIKELAHFLEEYEFRSLLREMPKEKAIRVHAEELPLFGAGASKDDAPELDEISGPNALPAVAGKEVCLVPQQESGKGLLLAVAGEKAGCRYVGPLEPLATKLAGAERVYCPALKELLRVHPVFEAVETARWSDISVAAYLLEPEERDYSLPHLLQRYEPELPTRPKDLASGGLELGRLLNQRLDAAQMHELFRDLEMPLVTVLAAMERCGVAIDMEAFAEFLDEVTTQAQALNDKVMELAGKEFNPRSSQQLAEVLFTDLELKPAGKTPGGSASTSQAVLERLADKHPIVSTILEYRKMEKLRSTYLEPMPKLVDPKDGRIHTTFNQTATATGRLSSSGPNLQNIPIRGPMGSRMRSCFIAAPGHLLVAADYSQIELRVLAHMSQDPTLLEAFRKNQDIHSRTAGLLFDKSPEEVSPDERRNAKTINFGLIYGMGPQKLAQELSVPLKEAKAFIDRYFSRLSVLRDFYESIEEKAREQGYVTTLANRRRLLPDLYSRNSQLQSQARRQAINTVVQGSAADIIKLAMLAVARDHALQSLNARLILQVHDELLLEVPAGEGESDDAAREAGTRLEALMSGVVDLDVPLLVEWGTGRDWGSAH; encoded by the coding sequence ATGTCCCTGAAAGAACGACTCGGGTTCGAAAAAGACCCGCTCTACCTCATCGACGGCTCCACGTACGTCTATCGCGCGTTCTACGCCTTTCCGGATCTGCAACGCGCCGACGGCTTTCCCACCAATGCGCTGTTCATCGTCATGCGGCTGATGCTCCGGCTGCTGCGCGAGGAAGAGCCCAGCCACATGGCCTTCATCCTGGACGGCCCGGGCCCCAACTTCCGCCACGAGCTGTACGAGCCGTACAAGGCCCAGCGCATGGCCATGCCCGAGAACCTCAAAGCGCAGCTCGCACCCATCCGTGAAGCGCTTGAGCTGCTGGGCTGCCCGGTAGTGGTCTCGGAAGCGTGCGAGGCGGACGACGTCATCGCCGCGGTCTCCAAAAAGGCGCAGGCCGAACGGCCCGTGGTCATCGTGGGCGCGGACAAGGACCTCAAGCAGCTCCTGGCTCCCGAGGTGGTCATGTGGGACCCGGGCGGCAAGCAGGAAAAGCTCGTCACCCTGGACTCCTTCACCAAGGAGACGGGCCTCAGCCCCCAGCAGTGGCCGGACTTCCAGGCTCTGATCGGCGACTCCGCCGACAACATCCCCGGCGTGCCCGGCGTGGGCCCCAAGACCGCCGAGAAGCTGATGCGGCGCTACCCCACGCTGGAGGACCTTTCCGCCGCGATCAAGGGCGGCGGCGACCTCACCAAGGCCGAGCGCAACAAGCTCAAGGACCACGGCGACGACATTTTCATCTTCAGAAAGCTCACCCGCCTGGACACGGACTGCGCAGACATCGACCTGACCACGCTTCAGACCCAGGCGCCGAATATCAAGGAGCTCGCGCACTTTCTGGAAGAGTACGAGTTCCGCTCCCTGCTGCGCGAGATGCCCAAGGAAAAGGCCATCCGCGTGCACGCCGAGGAGCTGCCCCTGTTCGGCGCAGGCGCGTCCAAGGACGACGCCCCGGAGCTGGACGAGATCTCCGGCCCCAACGCCCTGCCCGCCGTGGCAGGCAAGGAGGTCTGCCTCGTACCGCAGCAAGAAAGTGGGAAAGGGCTGCTCCTGGCCGTTGCCGGCGAGAAGGCCGGCTGCCGCTACGTCGGTCCGCTGGAGCCGCTGGCCACAAAGCTCGCCGGGGCGGAGCGTGTCTACTGCCCGGCGCTCAAGGAGCTTTTGCGCGTCCATCCCGTGTTCGAGGCCGTGGAGACCGCCCGCTGGTCCGACATCTCCGTGGCCGCCTACCTGCTGGAGCCCGAGGAGCGGGACTACTCCCTGCCCCATCTGTTGCAGCGCTACGAGCCGGAGCTGCCCACCCGGCCCAAGGACCTTGCCAGCGGCGGCCTGGAGCTCGGCAGGCTATTGAATCAGCGCCTGGACGCCGCGCAGATGCACGAGCTTTTCCGCGATCTGGAGATGCCCCTGGTCACTGTGCTCGCCGCCATGGAGCGTTGCGGCGTGGCCATCGACATGGAGGCATTCGCCGAGTTCCTGGACGAGGTCACCACCCAGGCCCAGGCCCTGAACGACAAGGTCATGGAGCTGGCCGGCAAGGAGTTCAACCCGCGCTCCAGCCAGCAGCTTGCCGAGGTGCTGTTCACCGATCTGGAGCTCAAACCGGCCGGCAAGACGCCCGGCGGCTCGGCCTCCACCTCCCAGGCCGTGCTGGAACGTCTGGCCGACAAGCACCCCATCGTCTCCACCATCCTGGAGTACCGCAAGATGGAGAAGCTGCGCTCCACCTACCTGGAGCCAATGCCCAAGCTGGTGGACCCAAAGGACGGCCGCATCCACACCACCTTTAACCAGACCGCCACGGCCACGGGCCGGCTTTCATCATCCGGGCCGAACCTGCAGAACATCCCCATCCGCGGACCCATGGGCAGCCGGATGCGCTCGTGCTTCATCGCCGCGCCCGGCCATCTGCTCGTTGCCGCGGACTACTCCCAGATCGAGCTGCGCGTGCTGGCGCACATGTCCCAGGACCCGACCCTGCTGGAGGCGTTCCGCAAGAACCAGGACATCCACTCCCGCACGGCCGGGCTGCTCTTTGACAAGAGCCCGGAGGAGGTCTCGCCGGACGAGCGCCGCAACGCCAAGACCATCAACTTCGGCCTGATCTACGGCATGGGTCCGCAGAAGCTCGCCCAGGAGCTTTCTGTCCCGCTCAAAGAGGCCAAGGCTTTTATCGACCGCTACTTCTCGCGCCTCTCCGTGCTGCGCGACTTCTACGAAAGCATCGAGGAAAAAGCCCGCGAGCAGGGGTACGTGACCACCCTGGCCAACCGCCGCCGGCTGCTGCCGGATCTCTACTCCCGCAACTCCCAGCTCCAGAGCCAGGCGCGGCGCCAGGCCATCAACACTGTGGTCCAGGGCAGCGCCGCGGACATCATCAAGCTCGCCATGCTCGCCGTTGCGCGCGACCATGCCTTGCAAAGCCTCAATGCACGTCTTATCCTCCAGGTACACGACGAGCTGCTCCTCGAAGTGCCCGCCGGAGAAGGCGAATCGGACGATGCGGCCCGCGAGGCCGGGACCCGTCTCGAAGCGCTCATGTCCGGCGTGGTCGACCTCGATGTGCCGCTCCTCGTGGAGTGGG
- the rimO gene encoding 30S ribosomal protein S12 methylthiotransferase RimO, with translation MDHPIRVHVTSLGCPKNTVDTERLVGALSPGMELTPHPDDADLILVNTCAFIHPAVEESIETILELVRTAEEENPTAVVAVAGCLVQRYGADELAAEMPEVDLWLVPDDWPRWHGLVLAAVEARRAGGLFKFAGGQSDAADTVGALDLKPGSLRSLSTTAGHAYLKVSEGCDHACGFCTIPSIKGPHVSFDADALVAEAEALVAGRHGPPVKELVLVGQDLTAWGRTGGTGSKSLTALLERLLKINGLTWLRTMYLYPAGLDERLLDFYRANADPQGTLLPYFDIPLQHAHPDILRRMGRPFSGDPMRVVERVRAKVPESVLRTTFIVGYPGEEEQHFEALEQFVREVRFQHLGVFPYWPEEGTPAAAMENQVEDAVKQERLARLMSMQAEISAELLEAYVDEEMDVLVDDMVPDWPGLHRGRVWLQAPDVDGVTYISGKGVHPGVVVKALVEDSKTYDLVALS, from the coding sequence ATGGATCACCCCATACGAGTTCATGTCACGAGCCTCGGTTGTCCGAAAAACACCGTGGACACGGAGCGGCTGGTGGGCGCCCTCTCGCCGGGAATGGAGCTCACGCCCCATCCTGACGACGCCGACCTCATCCTGGTGAACACCTGCGCCTTCATCCATCCGGCCGTGGAGGAGTCCATCGAGACGATTCTGGAGCTGGTGCGCACGGCAGAGGAGGAGAACCCCACGGCCGTAGTGGCCGTGGCCGGGTGCCTGGTGCAGCGCTACGGCGCAGACGAGCTGGCCGCCGAGATGCCGGAGGTGGATCTGTGGCTTGTTCCGGATGACTGGCCGCGCTGGCACGGCCTGGTCCTTGCGGCTGTGGAGGCACGCCGCGCCGGCGGCCTCTTCAAGTTCGCCGGCGGGCAGAGCGATGCGGCGGACACAGTCGGGGCTCTGGATCTGAAGCCGGGCAGCCTGCGCTCGCTCTCCACCACGGCCGGGCATGCCTATCTGAAGGTGAGCGAAGGCTGCGACCACGCCTGCGGTTTCTGCACCATCCCGTCCATCAAGGGGCCGCATGTGAGCTTCGACGCCGACGCCCTGGTGGCCGAGGCCGAGGCCCTGGTCGCCGGCAGGCACGGACCGCCGGTCAAGGAGCTCGTGCTCGTGGGCCAGGATCTCACGGCCTGGGGTCGGACCGGGGGTACGGGCTCGAAATCTCTGACGGCGCTGCTGGAGCGCCTACTGAAGATCAACGGCCTGACCTGGCTGCGGACCATGTATCTCTACCCGGCCGGGCTGGACGAGCGGCTGCTGGACTTCTACAGGGCCAACGCCGATCCGCAGGGAACCCTGCTGCCGTACTTCGACATTCCGCTGCAGCATGCGCATCCGGATATCCTGCGCAGGATGGGGCGGCCGTTCTCCGGCGATCCCATGCGCGTGGTGGAGCGGGTGCGCGCCAAGGTGCCGGAATCGGTGCTGCGCACCACGTTCATCGTGGGCTATCCCGGCGAGGAGGAGCAGCACTTCGAGGCGCTGGAGCAGTTTGTGCGCGAGGTGCGCTTCCAGCATCTGGGGGTGTTCCCCTACTGGCCGGAGGAGGGCACGCCGGCGGCGGCCATGGAGAACCAGGTGGAGGACGCGGTGAAGCAGGAGCGGCTCGCGCGGCTCATGAGCATGCAGGCGGAGATCAGCGCGGAGCTGCTGGAGGCTTACGTGGACGAGGAGATGGACGTGCTGGTGGACGACATGGTGCCGGACTGGCCGGGTCTGCACCGGGGCCGGGTGTGGCTGCAGGCGCCGGATGTGGATGGGGTTACCTATATCTCCGGTAAGGGAGTTCATCCGGGAGTCGTAGTCAAAGCGCTGGTGGAAGACTCGAAAACCTACGATCTAGTAGCGCTGTCTTGA